In a single window of the Debaryomyces hansenii CBS767 chromosome A complete sequence genome:
- a CDS encoding DEHA2A04620p (similar to uniprot|P21827 Saccharomyces cerevisiae YGL097W SRM1 Nucleotide exchange factor for Gsp1p) → MVALERKRKISGSEQPNGTKKFKSATSSFVLHSYSKLPDLNSIPLAKTQPLDVFVWGTGSMCELGLGPSAKTKEVKRPRLNPFLTSEHLGDSKIVDFAAGGMHTLALDSDNRVWSWGGNDSGVLGRDTSKVKEVLKDMDADDSEDDDDGDLNEAESTPGLVENLPKLKGAKIVQLAATDNLSAVLYDNGDVYAWGCFRCNEGLLGFLRDEIKLQKTPLKIKQLKNVVQLARGKDHLLALDSKGIVYAWGNGQQFQLGRRVLERHRYNGLEPKQFGLYNIKYIASGDFHCFAIDHDDQVYAWGLNQFGQCALTDSDGKLEDGSLITSPTIIPELSKKGITHLCAGEHHSMALTGDGSVLSWGRYDMKEVGIPKDKLPESTFKDAHGNARSVPTPTKLQFGLKSDNGVKCKTIACGSHHSFAVTDDGFVYAWGFGDTYAPGLGPLEEDVEKPTRIVNTATKYHDIQQINAGGQFSISGGVKIDDEDKAEDRIEKYEEIDG, encoded by the coding sequence ATGGTAGCTttagaaagaaaaagaaagatatcTGGCTCTGAGCAACCTAACGGcaccaaaaaatttaagAGTGCAACTTCTTCGTTTGTATTGCATTCGTATTCAAAATTGCCAGACCTTAATAGTATTCCTCTCGCTAAAACTCAACCTTTAGATGTATTTGTATGGGGTACAGGATCAATGTGTGAATTAGGCCTTGGACCTTCTGCTAAAACCAAGGAAGTTAAAAGACCAAGATTAAACCCATTTTTGACTAGTGAACATTTGGGTGATAGCAAGATTGTTGATTTTGCGGCCGGTGGTATGCATACTTTAGCCTTGGATTCGGACAATAGAGTTTGGTCTTGGGGTGGTAATGACAGTGGTGTTTTGGGTAGAGATACTTCGAAAGTTAAGGAAGTTTTGAAGGATATGGATGCTGATGAttctgaagatgatgatgatggtGATTTAAACGAAGCCGAATCCACACCGGGTTTAGTTGAAAACTTACCAAAGCTTAAAGGTGCAAAGATCGTTCAATTAGCTGCCACTGACAATTTGAGTGCAGTCTTATATGATAACGGTGATGTTTATGCCTGGGGTTGTTTCCGTTGTAATGAAGGTTTATTAGGTTTCTTAAgagatgaaattaaattacaaaaaacACCTTTAAAAATTAAGCAATTAAAGAACGTTGTTCAATTAGCAAGAGGAAAAGATCATTTATTAGCTTTGGATTCAAAAGGTATCGTTTACGCTTGGGGTAATGgtcaacaatttcaattagGCCGTCGTGTTTTAGAAAGACATCGTTACAATGGTTTAGAGCCAAAACAGTTTGGATTATATAACATCAAATACATCGCAAGTGGTGACTTTCACTGCTTTGCTATTGATCACGATGACCAAGTGTACGCATGGGGtttgaatcaatttggTCAATGTGCTTTAACTGATTCAGATGGTAAATTAGAAGATGGTTCCTTAATTACATCTCCTACCATTATTCCTGAATTATCGAAAAAGGGTATTACCCACCTCTGTGCCGGTGAGCATCATTCAATGGCATTAACTGGGGATGGTCTGGTTCTCTCTTGGGGTAGATATGACATGAAAGAAGTCGGAATTCCAAAGGATAAATTACCAGAATCCACCTTCAAAGATGCGCATGGAAACGCCAGATCGGTTCCAACTCCTACTAAGCTTCAATTTGGATTGAAGTCTGATAATGGTGTCAAATGTAAGACTATTGCTTGTGGCTCGCACCATTCCTTCGCCGTAACTGATGATGGTTTTGTGTACGCCTGGGGTTTTGGTGATACTTATGCACCAGGTTTAGGTCCATTAGAGGAGGATGTTGAAAAGCCAACCAGAATTGTAAATACAGCTACAAAATATCATGATATTCAGCAGATAAATGCCGGTGGTCAATTTTCTATAAGTGGTGGTGttaaaattgatgatgaagataaagcAGAAGATAGAATAGAGAAATACGAAGAAATTGACGGATAA
- a CDS encoding DEHA2A04642p (similar to uniprot|P14180 Saccharomyces cerevisiae YBR038W CHS2 Chitin synthase II): MSNPFDEDEGPFADPQHPSLPHAAFTSDRSSPRRYNRIEDDDDDEASEELMMFPQSTQQSPYRQSPNIFARSVASANRNQGNPLGNAPNLQFGEGTTPRSQFTSRESPKRQRKAEVFIDSDDDEREVADPFSGSPRRSQFGKSVNSSARSERFLEPPQPIFSPETFAEANPHDEDQETITDDKSRNSYDYDSYQKAHELEQRSLYSDSTAYSGPSYTSGEAEESEYFGASIDGEMMHNIDNGYVPTGDKTVTRRKVRLVGGKTGNLVLENPIPNELKKVLTRTESPFGEFTNMTYTACTSEPDEFVSDGFTIRAAKYGRETEIVICITMYNEDEFSFSRTMHGVMKNVAHLCSRHKSSVWGKDGWKKIQVIIVADGRNKVNSSVLQLLTATGCYQENLARPYVNNKKVNAHLFEYTTQISIDENLKFKGDEKCLAPVQVMFCLKEKNQKKINSHRWLFNAFCPVLDPNVVILLDVGTKPDSRAVYNLWKAFDRDSNVAGAAGEIKAIKGKGWINLTNPLVASQNFEYKMSNILDKPLESLFGYISVLPGALSAYRYIALKNHEDGTGPLASYFKGDDLLNELNDSKKNSKTNFFEANMYLAEDRILCWELVSKRNENWVLKFVKSATGETDVPESIPEFLSQRRRWINGAFFAALYALRHFNSIWLTDHSFSRKFFLHVEFIYQFVSLLFSFFSLSNFYLTFYFLTGSLVDNKNIGNNGGFWIFTLFNYLCICCLTSLFIVSIGNRPQASRRIFKTLVILLTVCALYALIVGFYFVFSTIESYGMGDSSTYVFISIVVSLLSTYGLYTLMSILYLDPWHMLTCSVQYFLMIPSYTCTLQIFAFCNTHDVSWGTKGDNNPQEDKDNQYIIHKNEKGEFEAVVVDVNIEEVYLETLYNIRARRSNKKVLTARPPPPQLEGEDYAKDVRSRVVLIWLLVNLIFIMTMLQVYEPGATDKNIYLAFILWTVAALAFFRAVGSFGYLIQQSARFMVETKSKWSHKREGYAAPNTNALN, encoded by the coding sequence ATGTCAAACCCATtcgatgaagatgaaggtCCATTTGCGGACCCTCAACATCCTTCTTTACCGCATGCTGCATTCACAAGTGATCGCTCATCGCCTAGAAGATATAATAGAATAgaagacgatgatgatgatgaagcaAGTGAAGAGCTTATGATGTTTCCACAATCGACCCAACAACTGCCCTATAGACAATCCCCAAATATATTTGCCAGAAGTGTTGCTAGTGCAAATAGAAATCAGGGAAATCCTCTTGGGAATGCaccaaatcttcaatttggGGAAGGAACAACTCCAAGATCTCAATTTACATCCAGAGAGTCACCAAAGCGTCAAAGGAAGGCTGAAGTTTTTATTGACagtgatgatgacgaaagAGAAGTTGCAGATCCATTTCTGGGTTCTCCAAGACGTTCGCAATTTGGAAAGTCGGTTAACAGTTCAGCTAGAAGTGAAAGGTTCTTAGAGCCACCTCAACCAATTTTTTCGCCAGAGACATTCGCCGAAGCAAACCCACACGATGAAGACCAGGAAACTATCACGGATGATAAATCAAGGAACAGCTACGATTATGATTCTTATCAAAAAGCACATGAACTAGAACAAAGGTCGTTGTATTCCGATTCTACAGCTTATAGTGGCCCATCCTATACTTCAGGAGAGGCTGAAGAAAGTGAATACTTTGGAGCATCTATTGACGGAGAGATGATGcataatattgataacgGTTATGTCCCAACCGGCGATAAAACCGTAACGAGACGTAAAGTTAGGTTAGTTGGAGGAAAAACAGGTAACTTGGTGCTTGAAAATCCAATTCCtaatgaattgaagaaagttTTGACAAGAACTGAATCACCTTTTGGTGAATTCACAAATATGACATATACAGCTTGTACTTCTGAGCCTGATGAATTCGTTAGCGACGGTTTCACCATTAGAGCCGCAAAATATGGAAGAGAAACTGAAATTGTGATCTGTATTACAATgtataatgaagatgaattttcattttctagAACCATGCATGGTGTTATGAAGAATGTTGCTCACTTATGTTCTAGACATAAATCATCAGTTTGGGGTAAAGATGGTTGGAAAAAGATTCAAGTCATAATTGTAGCGGATGGTAGAAATAAAGTAAATAGTTCGGTATTACAATTATTAACAGCTACTGGGTGTTATCAGGAGAATTTAGCAAGACCCTATGTCAATAACAAGAAGGTTAATGCccatttatttgaatacaCCACTCAAATATCCATTGAcgaaaatttgaagttcAAAGGAGACGAAAAGTGTCTTGCTCCAGTTCAGGTTATGTTTTGCCTTAAAGAAAAGaaccagaagaagattaaCTCGCATAGATGGTTATTTAATGCATTCTGCCCTGTTTTAGATCCTAATGTGGTTATCTTGTTAGATGTTGGAACAAAGCCTGACAGCCGTGCAGTTTATAATTTATGGAAGGCATTTGATAGGGATTCGAATGTTGCAGGTGCTGCAGGTGAAATTAAGGCTATAAAAGGAAAAGGATGGATTAATTTAACCAACCCCTTGGTCGCATCCCAGAATTTCGAGTATAAAATGTCCAATATTCTTGATAAGCCATtagaatcattatttggTTATATTTCAGTTTTGCCGGGTGCATTATCGGCTTATCGTTATATTGCATTAAAAAATCATGAAGATGGCACAGGGCCATTAGCCTCATACTTCAAAGGTGACGATTTgttgaatgaattaaacGATAGTAAAAAGAATAGTAAAACAAACTTCTTTGAAGCAAATATGTACTTGGCAGAAGATCGTATCTTGTGTTGGGAATTGGTTTCCAAAAGAAACGAAAATTGGGTTTTGAAGTTTGTTAAGCTGGCAACAGGAGAGACAGATGTACCTGAATCAATTCCTGAATTTTTGTCACAAAGAAGACGTTGGATTAATGGTGCTTTTTTTGCAGCTTTATATGCTTTACGTCATTTCAATAGCATTTGGCTAACCGATCATTCATTCTCTAGGAAGTTCTTTTTGCATGTCGAATtcatttatcaatttgtcTCCCTTTTGTTCTCCTTTTTCTCGTTAAGTAACTTTTATTTGACTTTTTACTTCTTAACGGGTTCATTGGTCGACAATAAGAATATTGGAAACAATGGAGGTTTTTGGATCTTCACCCtattcaattatttatgTATTTGTTGCTTAACGTCGTTGTTTATTGTTTCTATTGGTAATAGACCCCAAGCTTCGAgaagaattttcaaaacATTGGTCATATTATTGACTGTGTGTGCATTATATGCATTGATAGTTGGATTTTATTTCGTTTTCAGCACTATCGAAAGTTACGGCATGGGAGATTCATCTACTTATGTTTTCATAAGTATTGTtgtatcattattatccacTTATGGCTTGTACACTTTAATGTCCATTTTATATTTGGATCCATGGCATATGTTAACGTGTTCGGTACAATACTTTTTGATGATTCCTTCTTACACTTGTACCTTACAAATTTTTGCATTCTGTAATACACATGATGTTTCATGGGGTACTAAAGGGGATAACAACCCACAAGAAGATAAGGATaatcaatatattattcacAAGAATGAGAAGGGTGAATTTGAAGCCGTGGTTGTGGACgttaatattgaagaagtatACCTCGAAACCTTGTACAATATCAGAGCCAGAAGATCCAACAAGAAAGTTTTAACTGCCCGTCCACCACCTCCTCAATTAGAAGGGGAAGATTACGCAAAAGATGTCCGTAGTAGAGTTGTCTTAATTTGGTTACTTGTAAACTTAATTTTCATCATGACCATGTTACAGGTATACGAACCTGGTGCAACAGATAAAAACATTTACTTAGCATTCATTTTGTGGACTGTTGCCGCATTAGCATTCTTTAGAGCTGTGGGTTCGTTTGGTTACCTTATCCAACAATCAGCGAGATTTATGGTTGAAACCAAGAGCAAGTGGAGCCATAAGAGAGAAGGTTATGCAGCTCCAAATACAAATGCTTTAAACTAA
- a CDS encoding DEHA2A04664p (similar to CA1833|IPF14094.repeat5 Candida albicans): MEGNNSNTPFYSHGNNSTSSTLQFTTGTNTTSQISSVGFNNLKKVGTNSSQASTSSTITNRNNPITRLFTKNRSNSTVNPQVIQFDDGMNDHNNSDEDDTSTASTTDPRKPSGSGMFKFSKKNKLKFSSKNGASKPDLTIQTGGHLGLRVPKKILSSSSLDDSSSPTGHGLKVPKKILNPSHMDESPNMNSKRKNSVTSPASTFHNFFHRSHNNSQPSKDLQHVISKDDLISSQQTINNNPNRTAMSLSSNNSNSFITDINFALVYNFTDPDYSVEEYVNSNEHTSFLDIHKKLMVPTDQYLSNKLHKYQTQEVGLGIISDTDGDSEYLSKYLLDFGKNNVAFFNNLISIMKPLFQPSQQKRLSNKIFHPYLGMTLEDVSNYIKDNYLGESSNTPSTESHFLERTPGSKLSKSKSKTKFYTSSSTSTLSLGENFNDILDDFKIREISQDLLTFFIKCMITFDKDFTIYESKTKNRIPVQKAKNNPSPLSIASISEWNRIGEQWSYFNERIRYYVMGIFHPLQKYLHDIAIQKFNNDPKSVVEVEIENIFLLAFRDVIIIPFLISRNQEYHRLPSSSQKVISEANNIDSPSPIPSYTFSLETVDDTEEILKLQEEQTLKANTKLLKNLVNCFGVLLAHTHDEIGNADGEQHIRNNIFSETFTWLSKLT; this comes from the coding sequence ATGGAGGGTAATAATTCCAACACTCCTTTCTATAGCCATGGAAATAACTCTACATCATCGACATTACAATTTACAACGGGAACGAATACTACTTCGCAGATATCGAGTGTAGGATTTAATAATCTAAAAAAAGTTGGTACCAACTCCTCGCAAGCATCTACGTCTAGTACTATAACGAATAGAAACAATCCAATAACAAGGCTATTCACCAAGAATAGATCAAACTCCACAGTCAATCCACAAGTAATACAATTTGATGATGGAATGAATGACCATAATAATagtgatgaagacgatACTTCGACGGCATCAACGACCGACCCCAGGAAACCTTCGGGGAGTGGAatgtttaaattttcaaagaagaataagCTTAAGTTTTCTAGCAAGAATGGCGCAAGCAAACCTGACTTAACAATTCAAACGGGAGGACACCTCGGTTTAAGGGTACCGAAGAAGATCTTGAGTTCTTCTCTGTTGGACGATTCCTCGAGCCCCACCGGACATGGGTTAAAGGTACCCAAGAAGATTTTAAATCCTTCCCATATGGATGAGTCGCCGAATATGAATAGCAAAAGAAAGAACTCCGTTACTTCACCTGCATCTACGTTTCACAATTTCTTTCATCGGTCACATAATAATTCACAACCAAGTAAAGATTTGCAACATGTAATATCTAAGGATGATTTGATATCTCTGCAGCAAACTATAAATAACAATCCAAATAGAACTGCGATGAGTCTTTCGTCGAATAACTCAAACTCCTTCATTACAGATATAAACTTCGCTTTGGTTTATAATTTCACCGATCCAGATTATTCGGTGGAAGAGTATGTGAATTCAAATGAACATACTTCATTCCTTGATATTCATAAAAAGTTGATGGTGCCTACTGACCAATATTTGCTGAATAAGTTGCATAAATACCAAACACAAGAGGTTGGATTAGGAATAATAAGTGATACAGATGGTGATAGTGAATACTTGAGCAAATATTTACTCGATTTCGGTAAGAATAATGTTGCattcttcaacaatctTATAAGTATAATGAAGCCATTATTTCAGCCATCACAGCAGAAAAGATTGAGTAATAAGATCTTTCATCCATACTTAGGAATGACTTTAGAAGATGTTTCTAATTATATCAAGGATAATTATTTGGGCGAATCCTCGAATACCCCTTCAACTGAATCGCATTTTCTAGAGAGGACTCCTGGGagcaaattatcaaaatcaaaatccaAGACAAAGTTCTACACCTCGAGTTCTACCAGTACTTTGTCGTTAGGTGAGAACTTCAACGATATTTTGGAcgatttcaaaattagaGAAATATCTCAAGACTTGCTAACATTTTTTATCAAGTGTATGATCACCTTTGATAAAGACTTTACGATTTATGAAAGTAAGACAAAAAACAGAATCCCTGTGCAAAAGGCTAAAAATAATCCGAGTCCACTATCAATTGCATCCATTAGCGAATGGAACAGGATTGGTGAGCAATGGTCATATTTCAACGAAAGAATTCGATACTATGTTATGGGTATATTTCATCCCCTTCAAAAGTATTTACATGATATTGCAAtacaaaaattcaataatgacCCCAAAAGCGTTGTTGAGGTGGAAATTGAGAATATTTTCCTTTTGGCATTCAGAGACgtaattattattccaTTTTTGATACTGAGAAATCAAGAATACCATCGCCTACCTTCATCAAGTCAAAAAGTTATATCCGAGGCAAACAATATTGATTCCCCTTCACCAATACCATCTTATACATTCCTGTTAGAAACAGTTGATGACACGGAAGAAATCCTTAAGTTACAAGAGGAACAGACATTAAAAGCAAATACAAAGTTACTAAAAAACCTAGTTAACTGTTTTGGTGTGTTACTTGCCCACACTCATGATGAAATAGGAAACGCTGATGGAGAACAACACATTAGGAACAATATCTTCTCGGAAACTTTCACCTGGCTATCAAAGTTAACGTAG
- a CDS encoding DEHA2A04686p (similar to uniprot|P40359 Saccharomyces cerevisiae YJL072C PSF2 Subunit of the GINS complex) has protein sequence MVLPAHLQNSLMPSEVSFLAENEYITILPRYSMKKLELIGTKVPTLRGMRREKIPIWIAVILKSQDKCNIVPPEWLNLIYLKEKYEEELKQPHKFSVLPWNWLEISKILLNKAADDLSDPTHQLRSIIQDLREIRLVKSRKGLKELNESNIQLDGLSLLEINELRPFVLTVMNKLRQLHESVNTKTDRGTGNDQDDDMYHDVSDNE, from the exons ATGGTTTTACCGGCTCATTTACAGAACAGTTTGATGCCCTCAGAGGTTAGTTTTCTCGCAGagaatgaatatattaCGATTTTGCCGAGATATTCAATGAAAAAACTAGAGTTGATAGGA ACCAAAGTACCGACGTTGAGGGGTATGagaagagaaaaaattccaatttGGATAGCTGTGATCTTGAAATCTCAAGATAAATGTAATATCGTTCCTCCAGAGTGGTTAAACTTGATAtacttgaaagaaaaatacgaagaagaattgaagcaACCACATAAGTTCAGTGTATTACCTTGGAACTGGCTTGAAATTTCGAAAATTTTACTTAATAAAGCAGCAGATGATTTATCTGATCCTACTCATCAATTAAGATCCATAATACAAGACTTGAGAGAAATACGACTTGTTAAGTCTCGAAAAGGTCTAAAGGAATTGAACGAATCGAATATCCAATTGGATGGGCTTTCTTTATTGGAAATTAACGAATTGAGGCCGTTTGTCTTAACTGTCATGAACAAATTGAGGCAACTCCACGAATCCGTGAACACCAAAACAGATAGAGGAACCGGAAACGACCAGGATGATGATATGTACCACGATGTATCTGATAATGaatga
- a CDS encoding DEHA2A04708p (similar to uniprot|P40360 Saccharomyces cerevisiae YJL071W ARG2 Acetylglutamate synthase) has product MSKLRNLNRQFISNLKTHETVTNAKRNLILSILKSTTTKREARNYLNKYQNQFDFSDITFNNGVPSNSLEKRDSQRELFINRFLNKQNPFTNIYDDETKLQKIPLRLALFKIKFQSISLENWKGMAETFKRLIHLGISPIIMLDYDHLPANTFRNNELYMLNQTNKIMNILGKPTEENDLKTIIMRSLFTKKTINDKDLAIDNLESVLIPLYQGVIPIIQPIVYNASTCMQEFIDSNDLLFSLCSSLLTTKNVLSIEKVVMIDPIGGIPSIERNQTSHVFINLSQEYSDIVSELYIGFIKPEYRIFHMNNLKAMNKTLTLVSDKTGNDETTGIITTPDIMSVNNDQLNPIIYNVLTDRSIISSSLPTSHNRTPELSTSILKKGVDVNILDALNYPKAFTLNNLVQDGSVNKSKLVDLIDDSFGKKLDTEKYFDRINDSLATVVIVGDYDGAAIITWETCSKTNEKIAYLDKFAIASVNQGLPGLADIIFKIILQSHPNELIWRSRKNNPVNKWYFERCCGTLSNPGSQWKIFYTGDIFNKKIDKLKKQGIPGGVNIHGKMHQYSDITENIPPSFL; this is encoded by the coding sequence ATGAGTAAATTGAGGAACCTTAATCGTCAATTCATATCTAACCTAAAGACCCATGAAACTGTGACGAATGCCAAACgtaatttaattctttctaTTTTAAAATCAACCACAACTAAAAGAGAAGCGAGAAATTATCttaataaatatcaaaacCAGTTTGATTTCAGTGATATCACATTCAATAATGGAGTCCCACTGAATTCATTGGAAAAGAGAGATAGTCAGCGTGaactttttattaatagatttttaaataaaCAGAACCCTTTTACGAATATATATGACGATGAGACgaaattacaaaaaattcCATTAAGGTTagcattattcaaaataaaattccaGTCAATTCTGTTGGAGAATTGGAAAGGAATGGCTGAGACATTCAAACGCCTAATACATTTGGGAATATCACCTATAATAATGCTTGATTACGATCATTTGCCTGCTAATACATTTAGAAACAATGAATTATACATGTTAAATCAAACTAAcaagataatgaatattCTTGGAAAACCGACAGAAGAGAATGATTTAAAGACAATTATAATGCGGTCACTTTTCACCAAGAAAACGATAAACGATAAAGATCTTGCCATTGACAACTTAGAACTGGTTTTAATACCCTTATATCAGGGTGTAATACCAATTATTCAGCCAATTGTATATAACGCATCCACATGCATGcaagaatttattgattcaaaCGATCTATTATTTAGTTTATGTTCGTCTTTATTAACGACGAAAAATGTGctatcaattgaaaaagttgtTATGATAGATCCAATAGGTGGTATTCCGtcaattgaaagaaatcaGACTAGTCATGTCTTTATAAACCTATCGCAAGAGTACTCCGATATAGTTTCAGAGTTATACATAGGGTTTATCAAACCTGAATATAGAATTTTCcatatgaataatttaaagGCTATGAATAAGACTTTGACATTAGTATCTGATAAAACAGGTAATGACGAAACAACAGGTATCATAACTACTCCGGATATTATGTCTGTTAATAATGATCAGTTGAACccaataatttataatgTCTTAACTGATAGGTCtattatttcatcatcattgcCGACCTCTCACAACAGAACCCCTGAACTTTCTACCtcaattttaaaaaaagGGGTGGATGTAAACATCTTAGATGCTTTGAACTATCCTAAAGCATTTACGTTGAATAATTTAGTACAAGATGGCTCTGTAAATAAATCTAAACTAGTGgatttaattgatgattCATTTGGAAAGAAATTAGACACTGAAAAATACTTTGATAGAATAAACGATTCTTTAGCTACGGTCGTAATAGTTGGAGATTATGATGGTGCTGCAATCATAACCTGGGAGACGTGTTCAAAGACAAATGAAAAGATTGCTTatttagataaatttgCAATCGCCAGTGTAAATCAGGGCCTTCCTGGTCTAGCAGACATCATTTTTAAGATTATTTTACAATCTCATCCTAATGAGTTAATATGGAGGTCAAGGAAAAATAATCCTGTGAATAAATggtattttgaaagatgttGTGGAACATTAAGCAATCCAGGTTCCCAatggaaaatattttatacgggtgatattttcaataagaaAATAGATAAGTTAAAGAAGCAAGGAATACCTGGGGGTGTTAACATTCACGGTAAAATGCATCAATATTCTGATATTACGGAGAACATTCCACCTTCGTTTCTTTAG
- a CDS encoding DEHA2A04730p (similar to uniprot|Q03419 Saccharomyces cerevisiae YDR492w or uniprot|Q12442 Saccharomyces cerevisiae YOL002C): MNADSNFIIFCNCFLLRSPIMTSILRQRGSCTDVRSSGDATPIETIPRLHYYHEIDEWQQDNHFIRSGYVKETSSFSNCFNSLFYLHNESINIHTHLLPSFFAFSVIIYYVNYELPIYDNYLGVWEKLNFLQFGMAVTACLLISSTYHCVKSHSDTVSKLGNKFDYFGIVILITCSLNSIVLFSFYDEPFWKFTFIIIFLGLATTCTVLTLDPRFATNVYRPLRSLMFILFGLSGILPLIAAVKLYGYSAAVERSCAGWLVLEGISYISGAVLYAMRVPERFTHVDEDETSLLDKPLSGKFDIFGHSHQIFHVMVLVGAFCHWMSLVGCYHYLHEVILPNAI; encoded by the coding sequence ATGAATGCGGATCtgaattttatcattttttgtaattgCTTCTTATTAAGATCTCCTATTATGACTTCAATTTTAAGACAAAGGGGATCTTGCACAGATGTAAGATCCAGTGGCGATGCTACTCCTATTGAAACGATACCTAGACTTCATTATTACCACGAAATAGATGAATGGCAACAAGACAATCACTTTATTAGATCAGGATACGTCAAAGAGACTTCGTCGTTTAGCAACTgctttaattcattattctaTTTACATAACGAATCGATAAATATACATACACATTTGCTACCGTCCTTTTTTGCTTTCCTggttataatttattatgtCAACTATGAATTGCCAATTTATGATAATTATCTTGGAGTATGggaaaaattaaactttcttcaatttggaATGGCTGTCACTGCATGCTTAttgatatcatcaacatacCACTGTGTTAAGTCACATTCGGATACAGTCAGTAAGCTTGGGAACAAATTCGATTATTTCGGAATAGTAATTTTGATTACATGttctttgaattcaattgtattattttcattctaTGATGAACCCTTCTGGAAATTCacattcattattatattccTTGGACTAGCTACTACATGCACCGTATTAACGTTGGATCCAAGATTTGCTACGAATGTTTATCGTCCTTTGAGGTCTTTAATGTTTATTTTATTCGGATTATCAGGAATATTACCACTCATAGCTGCAGTTAAGTTATACGGATACTCTGCAGCAGTTGAGAGATCGTGCGCTGGTTGGTTGGTACTTGAAGGCATTTCTTATATAAGTGGTGCCGTGTTGTACGCTATGAGAGTGCCAGAGAGATTTACACATGTAGATGAGGATGAGACTAGTTTACTAGACAAGCCTTTAAGTGGAAAGTTTGATATATTCGGACATTCAcaccaaatttttcatgtaATGGTTCTAGTGGGAGCATTCTGCCATTGGATGAGCTTGGTAGGTTGTTACCATTATTTACATGAAGTTATATTGCCAAACGCGATTTGA